A genomic region of Pantoea alfalfae contains the following coding sequences:
- the hypA gene encoding hydrogenase maturation nickel metallochaperone HypA: MHEITLCQNAVEIMQQVGRKNNARRITAVWMEIGPLACVEPEAVQFCFALVCRETLAEGAILHLETPVATHWCDACQQMITLISPGVSLCPHCAGRQVRVIADNGMKIKRIEIE, translated from the coding sequence ATGCATGAGATTACGCTATGTCAGAACGCGGTTGAAATAATGCAGCAGGTGGGGCGAAAAAATAATGCCAGAAGAATTACTGCGGTCTGGATGGAAATAGGACCGCTTGCCTGTGTGGAACCGGAAGCGGTGCAATTTTGCTTTGCTCTGGTCTGCCGCGAAACGCTCGCTGAGGGCGCTATTCTGCATCTTGAAACACCCGTCGCCACCCACTGGTGTGACGCCTGTCAGCAGATGATCACTTTAATCAGTCCTGGCGTATCGCTGTGTCCGCACTGCGCTGGACGTCAGGTACGGGTCATTGCCGATAACGGCATGAAAATTAAACGCATCGAAATTGAATAA
- the flhA gene encoding formate hydrogenlyase transcriptional activator FlhA: MSSMKHQGLLELTRTLLVQQTMTSLLETLTQMIQTAGIAESVTLVLFASNSERVSFYGLDSHHQGVSYQDETLLATGPVHALLHNADTQVWRSDALHRRYPQLAALNLYPTFNYYCLIPLLGSEGVLGGCEFTRLQPAPFSEEDKSGLYELCTLAAIAVEQIQLRENALHQQSLLRHERDDFRILVDITNAVLSKLDLDELTGEIAKTIHHFFHINAISIVLCDADKESAEASVYATHYVQNHVAEREQSRIALAGTLEQQVMKSGEMLLTSEQPDDEKEGSTSALFHLLWREQSKTLCVLPLRFGHKTLGVLKLARCLPDNFNSTNLRVLQQIAERIAIAVDNALAYQEIKSLKEKLQHENLYLTEQINSHNADFTDIVGRSPGMSAVLKQVEIVAKSDCSVLILGETGTGKELIARAIHNLGERRDRRMVKMNCAAMPAGLIESDLFGHEKGAFTGATAQRMGRFELADQGTLFLDEVGEIPLELQPKLLRILQEQEFERVGGNKLISVNVRMIAATNRDLKQMVADKGFRSDLYYRLNVFPIVIPPLRERPEDIPQLVKFLTGKIAKRMKRTIDSIPAETLRVLSRMPWPGNVRELENVIERAVLLTRGTVLEMQPDELNYPFPLAAARVAVSAPPLTSFSSVHEEDERQHIIDVLKETNGVVAGPHGAALRLGLKRTTLLSRMKKLGITAH; encoded by the coding sequence ATGAGCAGCATGAAACACCAGGGATTACTGGAGCTTACGCGCACTTTACTGGTGCAACAGACTATGACATCACTGCTTGAAACCCTGACACAGATGATCCAGACCGCCGGTATTGCGGAGAGTGTAACGCTGGTACTGTTCGCCAGTAACAGTGAACGCGTCAGTTTTTACGGTCTCGATTCGCATCATCAGGGGGTCAGTTACCAGGATGAAACGTTACTGGCAACCGGCCCGGTGCATGCGCTGCTGCACAATGCTGACACGCAGGTCTGGCGCAGTGATGCGTTGCATCGTCGCTATCCGCAACTGGCGGCACTGAACCTCTATCCAACCTTTAATTACTATTGTCTGATCCCTTTACTGGGATCGGAGGGGGTGCTGGGCGGCTGTGAGTTTACTCGCCTGCAGCCGGCGCCGTTCAGTGAAGAGGACAAAAGCGGTCTGTATGAGCTTTGCACCCTGGCGGCGATTGCGGTCGAACAAATTCAGTTACGTGAAAACGCGCTCCACCAGCAATCCCTGCTGCGCCACGAGCGCGATGACTTTCGTATTCTGGTCGATATCACCAATGCTGTGCTGTCAAAATTAGATCTCGACGAGCTGACCGGCGAAATTGCCAAAACCATTCACCATTTCTTTCATATCAATGCCATCAGCATTGTGTTGTGTGATGCCGATAAGGAGAGCGCAGAGGCGAGTGTCTATGCCACGCATTACGTCCAGAACCATGTTGCCGAACGCGAGCAATCGCGTATAGCTCTGGCAGGTACGCTGGAACAGCAGGTGATGAAAAGCGGTGAAATGCTGCTGACCAGCGAGCAACCGGATGATGAAAAGGAGGGGAGTACCAGTGCGCTGTTCCATCTGCTGTGGCGTGAACAGAGTAAAACGCTGTGTGTGCTGCCTCTGCGCTTCGGCCACAAAACGCTGGGCGTATTAAAGCTGGCGCGCTGTCTGCCGGATAACTTTAATTCAACCAACCTGCGGGTATTGCAGCAGATCGCCGAGCGTATCGCCATCGCGGTGGATAATGCGCTGGCTTATCAGGAAATCAAAAGCCTGAAAGAAAAGTTACAGCATGAAAATCTCTATCTGACCGAGCAAATTAACAGCCATAACGCAGATTTTACTGACATTGTTGGGCGAAGTCCGGGTATGTCAGCCGTATTGAAGCAGGTAGAGATTGTGGCGAAAAGTGACTGCTCGGTACTGATCCTGGGAGAAACCGGAACCGGTAAGGAGCTGATTGCACGCGCAATTCATAATCTTGGCGAGCGTCGCGATCGACGGATGGTAAAAATGAACTGTGCAGCGATGCCTGCCGGGCTGATAGAAAGCGACCTGTTTGGTCACGAAAAAGGCGCCTTTACGGGCGCAACGGCGCAAAGAATGGGGCGCTTTGAGCTGGCCGATCAGGGGACCCTATTTCTTGATGAAGTCGGTGAGATCCCACTGGAGCTGCAACCTAAACTGCTGCGTATTTTGCAGGAGCAGGAGTTCGAGCGGGTAGGCGGTAACAAGCTGATTTCTGTCAATGTCCGGATGATCGCCGCCACTAACCGTGACCTGAAACAGATGGTCGCTGATAAAGGATTTCGCAGTGATCTCTATTACCGGCTTAACGTATTCCCGATTGTGATCCCGCCTCTACGCGAGCGCCCGGAGGATATTCCGCAACTGGTAAAATTCCTCACCGGTAAAATTGCGAAACGGATGAAGCGCACTATCGACAGTATTCCTGCAGAAACGTTGCGTGTGCTGAGTCGTATGCCCTGGCCGGGAAATGTGCGTGAACTGGAAAATGTGATTGAGCGGGCAGTGTTGCTGACGCGCGGAACCGTACTGGAGATGCAACCGGACGAATTAAATTATCCATTCCCCCTCGCTGCGGCAAGGGTTGCGGTAAGCGCGCCACCGCTCACATCATTTTCTTCAGTGCATGAAGAGGATGAACGCCAGCACATTATTGACGTGCTGAAAGAAACCAATGGTGTCGTTGCCGGACCGCACGGTGCCGCACTCCGGCTGGGGCTTAAACGCACCACGCTATTATCCAGAATGAAAAAGCTGGGCATCACCGCGCACTAA
- a CDS encoding ExeA family protein, whose protein sequence is MKYSPASETIFVTDNQEKTMRVEVMEHYGLTQSIEQAGYYETAHHKQLMKDIKGAIREGRLIAVCGVVGSGKTVTLRRLQQQLMDENKIIVARSLSVDKQSVRLATLINALFYDLAQDKQVQIPKQGERRERELQELVKKGKRPVALFVDEAHDLNGNTLTGLKRLMEVVEDGGGRLSVVLAGHPKLRNDLRRPTMEEIGYRTDIFTLDGITGSQREYILWLLKTSAGKGKPEDILTTEAVDLLAMKLRTPLQVQLHLTLAMEAGYQTGEKPITATLVESVLSRQLDDLEPTLTRHGYRLKDMVEQFDAKPAEIRALFNNQLDPARTAELRDRMLAVGLPI, encoded by the coding sequence ATGAAGTACTCGCCCGCATCAGAGACTATTTTCGTAACAGACAATCAGGAGAAGACCATGCGGGTTGAAGTGATGGAGCATTATGGACTGACGCAGTCTATTGAACAGGCAGGGTATTATGAAACTGCTCACCATAAGCAGTTGATGAAAGACATTAAAGGGGCGATACGCGAAGGACGACTGATAGCCGTCTGTGGCGTGGTCGGAAGTGGCAAAACGGTCACCCTGCGACGCCTGCAGCAGCAACTGATGGATGAAAACAAAATAATTGTCGCCCGTTCCCTGTCGGTGGACAAACAGAGTGTCCGGCTCGCCACGCTGATTAACGCCCTGTTTTACGACCTGGCGCAGGATAAGCAGGTGCAGATCCCCAAACAGGGTGAACGTCGCGAGCGGGAACTGCAGGAGCTGGTCAAAAAAGGTAAACGTCCGGTGGCACTGTTTGTTGATGAGGCGCATGACCTGAACGGTAATACACTGACGGGGCTCAAACGGCTGATGGAAGTGGTTGAAGACGGCGGTGGACGGCTGTCTGTCGTTCTGGCCGGTCACCCAAAACTGCGTAATGACCTGCGTCGTCCGACGATGGAGGAAATCGGTTATCGTACCGATATTTTTACGCTGGACGGGATCACCGGTAGTCAGCGTGAATATATCCTGTGGCTGCTGAAAACCAGTGCCGGTAAAGGTAAGCCGGAAGATATTCTGACGACCGAAGCTGTTGACCTGCTGGCGATGAAACTTCGGACACCGCTGCAGGTCCAGTTGCACCTGACGCTGGCGATGGAAGCAGGATATCAGACAGGTGAAAAGCCGATTACCGCCACGCTGGTTGAATCCGTGCTGTCACGCCAGCTGGATGACCTGGAACCAACGCTTACGCGGCATGGTTACCGGCTGAAGGATATGGTGGAGCAGTTCGATGCAAAACCTGCTGAAATCAGGGCATTATTTAACAATCAGTTAGACCCGGCCCGCACAGCCGAGCTACGCGACAGAATGCTGGCAGTCGGTTTGCCGATATGA
- a CDS encoding recombinase family protein: MALYGYARVSTSDQELTLQTQTLRAAGCEIIRAEKASGSSRTGRSELQLLLEFLRPGDTLMVTRVDRLARSIKDLQDIVYALTLQGVTLRATEQPVDTRSAAGKAFLDMLGVFAEFETNLRRERQMEGIAAAKARGVYRGRKPSIDPAEVWRLYTTEKMGATAIARQLGIGRASVYRALENYEQPA, encoded by the coding sequence ATGGCACTTTACGGCTATGCCCGCGTTTCAACCAGCGACCAGGAACTTACCCTGCAGACACAAACTCTCCGCGCTGCCGGTTGTGAAATCATTCGTGCAGAAAAAGCCAGCGGAAGCAGCCGTACCGGAAGGAGCGAGTTGCAGCTGTTGCTGGAGTTCCTGCGCCCCGGTGATACGTTGATGGTGACCCGCGTGGATCGCCTGGCACGCAGCATTAAGGACCTGCAGGATATCGTGTATGCCCTGACTCTGCAGGGCGTAACGCTCAGGGCAACAGAACAGCCAGTGGACACGCGTTCAGCAGCAGGCAAAGCCTTCCTCGATATGCTGGGCGTTTTCGCTGAGTTTGAAACCAATCTGCGACGTGAACGCCAGATGGAAGGGATTGCCGCGGCGAAAGCGCGGGGCGTGTACCGCGGAAGAAAGCCCTCAATAGACCCTGCGGAGGTCTGGCGCCTGTACACCACAGAGAAGATGGGGGCCACGGCCATTGCCCGCCAGCTCGGGATCGGGAGGGCCTCAGTCTACCGGGCCCTGGAAAATTATGAGCAGCCGGCGTAG
- a CDS encoding formate hydrogenlyase regulator HycA yields the protein MSTLSELTSKADYIASKNSHLKSHWQTYQNSLTQAITQLNVQINHAFIYGEEQDLRFTLFNHFIISIHLSDDFYSQELVYSLNMAHGDEQPDFRTFSHATLNEQGWVDSTVDIKDKRAVLEHYLNKISAIYDCLFHSLKTNQPVYPALEKLLIRR from the coding sequence ATGAGTACACTGAGCGAACTGACCAGCAAAGCGGATTATATTGCCAGCAAGAACAGTCATCTGAAATCACACTGGCAAACCTATCAGAACAGCCTGACACAGGCGATAACCCAACTAAATGTCCAGATAAATCATGCATTCATCTACGGTGAAGAGCAGGATCTCCGCTTCACGTTGTTTAACCATTTCATCATCAGCATTCATCTCAGCGACGATTTTTACAGTCAGGAACTCGTTTACAGTCTGAACATGGCGCACGGTGATGAACAGCCTGATTTCCGCACGTTTTCCCACGCCACCCTGAACGAGCAGGGATGGGTAGACAGCACGGTAGATATAAAAGATAAGCGTGCGGTGCTGGAGCACTACCTCAATAAAATATCGGCTATTTATGACTGTCTGTTTCATTCGCTGAAAACAAATCAGCCGGTTTACCCTGCGCTGGAAAAATTACTTATCCGCCGATGA
- a CDS encoding 4Fe-4S dicluster domain-containing protein, with translation MNQYVIADPKRCIGCNTCMATCSQEHLRHGLQSAPRLQVMRNRLDSVPVMCHQCEDAPCAQVCPVNAITRENDAIHLNESLCVSCKLCGIACPFGAITFSASTPLDIPRDCNTSKALPTPRAPRAVSPFLDCVPGLRAVAVKCDLCSFSPEGPACIKTCPTQAITLITPSLAEYSSQQKRLNAMNAFPAGLNSLNAPDTEAK, from the coding sequence ATGAATCAATATGTGATAGCCGACCCGAAACGTTGTATCGGTTGTAATACCTGTATGGCCACCTGTTCTCAGGAGCATCTGCGCCACGGTTTACAATCTGCACCGCGTTTGCAGGTCATGCGTAACCGCCTGGATTCAGTGCCGGTGATGTGTCATCAGTGTGAAGACGCGCCGTGCGCGCAGGTTTGTCCGGTGAATGCCATCACCCGCGAAAACGACGCCATCCATCTTAACGAGAGTCTGTGTGTGAGCTGCAAGCTGTGCGGTATCGCCTGTCCGTTCGGAGCGATTACGTTTTCCGCCAGCACACCGCTGGATATTCCACGCGACTGCAATACCTCAAAAGCGCTGCCCACCCCACGTGCACCGCGTGCCGTCAGCCCGTTTCTCGACTGCGTACCGGGGCTTCGCGCCGTGGCGGTGAAATGCGATTTATGCAGCTTCAGCCCTGAAGGTCCGGCATGCATTAAAACCTGTCCGACACAGGCCATCACACTGATTACCCCCAGCCTGGCTGAATATTCCAGCCAGCAAAAACGCCTCAATGCCATGAACGCTTTCCCCGCCGGACTGAACTCACTGAATGCCCCTGATACGGAGGCTAAATAA
- the hypC gene encoding HypC/HybG/HupF family hydrogenase formation chaperone, producing MCIGIPGQIFALHAKQADHAWAEVCGLRREVNIALVCEDEPEALVGCWVLIHVGFALSRLDEREARQTLAALHAMGELETDVALFLRGGEER from the coding sequence ATGTGCATAGGCATTCCGGGACAGATCTTTGCGCTGCATGCGAAGCAGGCTGATCACGCGTGGGCCGAGGTCTGCGGTCTGCGCCGTGAAGTCAACATTGCGCTGGTCTGCGAAGATGAACCTGAAGCGCTGGTCGGTTGCTGGGTGTTAATCCATGTCGGGTTCGCCTTAAGCCGACTGGATGAGCGCGAAGCCCGGCAAACCCTGGCCGCATTGCATGCTATGGGCGAACTGGAAACCGATGTTGCTCTTTTCCTGCGCGGAGGAGAGGAAAGATAA
- the hypE gene encoding hydrogenase expression/formation protein HypE produces the protein MNEAKDVVTMAHGSGGRAMQQLIDQLFLRAFDNCWLNQREDGAQLSLASLSAQGDLLAFTTDSYVIDPVFFPGGNIGKLAVCGTANDLAVSGATPGWLSCGFILEEGFPLVELQRIVSLMAQTARDAGMAIVTGDTKVVQRGAADKIFINTAGIGVIPGAVNWSARAIKAGDKVIVSGTLGDHGAAILNLREKLGMDLGVESDCAVLAPMIAPLRSLVGIHALRDATRGGVNAILHEFSAASGFGICIDEQALPVKPAVRGLCELLGLEPLNFANEGKVVAVVAAHAEEAVLMMMRSHPLGEDATTIGVVTQDPQVCLRGTLGVTRQLTLPHAEPLPRIC, from the coding sequence ATGAATGAGGCTAAAGACGTCGTTACCATGGCGCATGGCAGCGGGGGACGCGCGATGCAGCAGCTTATCGATCAGCTGTTTCTCCGCGCCTTCGACAATTGCTGGCTCAATCAACGGGAAGATGGCGCGCAGTTGTCGCTTGCCAGTCTGAGTGCGCAGGGTGACCTGCTGGCGTTTACCACTGACAGCTACGTGATCGATCCGGTTTTTTTTCCCGGCGGTAACATCGGCAAGCTGGCGGTATGCGGAACGGCTAACGATCTGGCGGTCAGCGGTGCGACACCCGGCTGGCTCTCGTGCGGTTTTATTCTGGAAGAGGGCTTTCCCCTGGTTGAGTTACAGAGGATTGTCAGCCTGATGGCGCAGACTGCGCGCGATGCTGGCATGGCGATTGTGACCGGCGATACTAAAGTGGTGCAACGTGGAGCAGCCGATAAAATTTTTATTAATACCGCCGGGATAGGCGTCATCCCGGGCGCTGTTAACTGGTCCGCCCGCGCGATAAAAGCAGGCGATAAAGTGATCGTCAGCGGTACGCTCGGCGATCACGGCGCGGCGATCCTTAACCTGCGTGAAAAGCTGGGAATGGATCTGGGCGTGGAGAGTGACTGTGCGGTGCTGGCGCCGATGATTGCGCCGCTGCGATCGCTTGTGGGTATCCATGCCTTACGTGATGCCACCCGCGGCGGCGTGAATGCCATTTTGCATGAGTTCAGTGCGGCCAGTGGATTTGGCATCTGCATCGACGAGCAAGCGTTACCGGTTAAACCCGCGGTGCGCGGCCTTTGTGAACTGCTGGGGCTGGAACCGCTGAACTTTGCCAACGAAGGCAAGGTGGTGGCGGTAGTCGCTGCGCATGCCGAAGAGGCGGTGCTTATGATGATGCGCAGTCATCCGCTGGGGGAAGACGCTACAACCATTGGCGTCGTGACGCAGGACCCTCAGGTCTGTCTGCGCGGCACTCTGGGCGTGACACGGCAGCTCACGTTGCCGCATGCGGAACCCTTACCTCGCATTTGTTGA
- the hypB gene encoding hydrogenase nickel incorporation protein HypB, protein MCSICGCASGEQRIEGTSSGDHHFHPHSSDNRDRLPFASRRLVDIEMDVLAKNNYIAGHNREHFAAAGILALNLVSSPGSGKTTLLTRTLTQLASGVECAVIEGDQQTTRDADRIRATGVAAIQVNTGKGCHLDAQMVHDALHQLSPAKNSLLFIENVGNLVCPASFDLGERHKIAVLSVTEGEDKPLKYPDMFAASGLMILNKIDLLPYVSFDVDTCIAHARQVNPRIEVIALSATTGAGMDQWLAWLEQQRCA, encoded by the coding sequence ATGTGCAGTATCTGTGGTTGTGCCAGTGGCGAACAGCGAATTGAAGGGACAAGCAGCGGCGATCATCATTTCCACCCTCATTCATCGGATAATCGCGACAGGCTGCCATTTGCGTCACGTCGGCTGGTGGATATCGAAATGGATGTGCTGGCGAAGAATAACTATATTGCCGGCCACAACCGTGAACATTTTGCTGCTGCGGGCATTCTGGCACTCAATCTGGTTTCCAGTCCCGGCTCCGGTAAAACCACCTTGCTGACCCGCACCCTGACCCAGCTGGCATCCGGCGTGGAGTGTGCGGTGATTGAAGGTGACCAGCAGACAACCCGCGACGCCGACCGAATCCGCGCGACCGGTGTGGCGGCCATTCAGGTCAATACCGGAAAAGGATGCCATCTGGATGCGCAAATGGTTCACGATGCGCTGCATCAGTTGTCGCCCGCTAAAAACAGCCTGCTGTTTATTGAGAATGTCGGCAATCTAGTCTGTCCGGCCAGTTTTGATCTTGGCGAGCGACACAAAATAGCGGTGCTTTCGGTGACCGAAGGCGAAGACAAGCCGCTGAAATACCCCGATATGTTTGCCGCCTCCGGGCTTATGATCCTCAATAAAATTGATCTGCTGCCGTACGTCAGCTTTGACGTCGACACCTGTATCGCCCATGCGCGACAGGTCAATCCCCGGATTGAGGTGATTGCCCTGTCAGCCACCACCGGCGCCGGGATGGATCAGTGGCTGGCCTGGCTGGAGCAGCAGCGATGTGCATAG
- the hypD gene encoding hydrogenase formation protein HypD, whose translation MRFVDEFRDPQLAKTLLEQLHQRAGLLPYTADKPLQIMEVCGGHTHAIFKFGLDKLLPPQLEFIHGPGCPVCVLPMGRIDACCEIAAHPEVIFCTFGDALRVPGQHGSLAQARERGADIRVVYSPLDGLRLARENPARQVVFFALGFETTQPVTAVTLQQARRERLTNFSIFCQHISLMPTLRSLLSQDDVRIDAFLAPGHVSMITGAAPYHFINQEFGKPLVISGFEPLDMLQSVLMLVKQVGEASCKTENQYRRVVPEQGNLLAQKAMREVFTLSGSSEWRGLGMIERSGISLTSAYAMFDVERRFSPQAQPVADDPRSRCGEVLTGRCKPHQCPLFGTGCTPHNAFGALMVSSEGACAAWYQYRHQEATIASQPQHKQQQKVSQDE comes from the coding sequence ATGCGTTTTGTTGATGAGTTCCGGGATCCGCAACTGGCGAAAACGCTGCTTGAACAGTTGCACCAGCGGGCGGGATTACTGCCGTATACCGCCGACAAACCGCTGCAGATTATGGAAGTCTGTGGTGGCCATACCCACGCTATCTTCAAATTCGGTCTGGACAAACTGCTGCCGCCCCAGCTGGAGTTTATCCACGGACCGGGCTGCCCGGTCTGTGTATTGCCGATGGGGCGCATCGATGCCTGTTGTGAGATTGCCGCACATCCTGAGGTGATTTTTTGTACCTTTGGTGACGCGCTGCGTGTGCCGGGGCAACACGGATCACTGGCGCAGGCGCGTGAACGCGGCGCGGATATACGGGTGGTCTATTCACCGTTGGATGGGCTGAGACTGGCACGTGAGAACCCGGCGCGGCAGGTGGTATTTTTCGCCCTCGGATTTGAAACCACGCAGCCAGTGACTGCCGTTACGCTACAACAGGCGCGGCGCGAACGGCTGACCAATTTCAGCATCTTCTGCCAACACATTAGCCTGATGCCCACCCTGCGGAGTCTGCTCTCACAGGATGATGTACGGATTGATGCCTTTCTGGCTCCCGGCCACGTCAGCATGATTACTGGCGCCGCACCTTATCATTTTATCAATCAGGAATTTGGCAAACCGCTGGTGATCAGCGGCTTTGAACCCCTCGATATGCTGCAAAGCGTGCTGATGCTGGTGAAACAGGTTGGCGAGGCGTCGTGTAAAACGGAAAACCAGTACCGCCGCGTCGTGCCAGAGCAGGGTAACCTGCTGGCTCAGAAAGCGATGCGAGAGGTGTTTACGCTGTCTGGCAGTAGCGAGTGGCGCGGACTGGGGATGATTGAACGCTCAGGTATTTCCCTGACATCTGCCTATGCGATGTTTGATGTGGAGCGTAGGTTCAGCCCGCAGGCGCAGCCGGTAGCGGACGATCCCCGTTCCCGCTGCGGTGAGGTACTGACCGGGCGATGCAAACCGCATCAATGCCCGCTGTTTGGCACCGGCTGTACGCCGCACAATGCCTTCGGCGCGCTGATGGTCTCCTCTGAAGGCGCGTGTGCGGCATGGTATCAGTACCGGCATCAGGAGGCGACCATTGCCAGCCAGCCACAGCATAAACAACAACAGAAGGTTAGTCAGGATGAATGA
- a CDS encoding IS481 family transposase: MSSRRSAIPADSLLQLRQRLDRLPPKSPERATQIAATAQLYDISVSTVYRSLRLVLRPRTAHRRDRGQPRILPPSELEHYCELIAALKLRTTNKSGRHLSTGRAIQLLEEHGVETAQGLIKSPKGLLSKQTVNRWLSRWRLDQPRLLREPPAVRFQAESSNDCWQFDMSPSDLKHIERPDWVDHARGEPTLMLFSVVDDRSGVAYQEYRCVYGEDAESALRFLFNAMAPKARSDFPFQGRPKMLYLDNGPVAKSHVFQNVMQSLKVDWLTHTPAGKDGTRTTARSKGKVERPFRTVKEAHETLYHFHKPETELQANEWLWNYLSRYNAQRHRSEKHSRLEDWLANIPRDGVRDMCSWEQYCRFAREPESRKVGVDARVTIDGTAWEVEPDMAGETVILLWGLFDEEMYVEFTGETWGPYYPVSGPVPLHRYRTFRRGKAAERADRIHALARQLNIPISALSGSDLRVVSDDTQQRIDELPHQPFDARKFEYHFPGVIAAKLAIADDLAIPLARMPDEDRAFIDSILAETLNRNEVLARIRDYFRNRQSGEDHAG, from the coding sequence ATGAGCAGCCGGCGTAGCGCTATCCCGGCTGACTCCCTGTTGCAACTGCGGCAGCGGCTTGATCGCCTGCCACCAAAAAGTCCTGAACGGGCCACCCAGATTGCCGCTACCGCTCAATTGTATGATATTTCAGTCTCGACGGTCTATCGCTCCCTTCGTCTGGTCCTCAGACCACGAACAGCTCACCGCCGCGATCGTGGTCAGCCCCGGATACTTCCCCCGTCTGAACTGGAACATTACTGTGAACTGATCGCTGCGCTGAAACTGCGAACAACGAATAAATCCGGTCGTCATCTGTCAACCGGGCGGGCAATACAGTTGCTGGAAGAGCACGGTGTGGAGACAGCTCAGGGGTTGATAAAAAGTCCCAAAGGCTTGCTTAGTAAACAGACCGTCAATCGCTGGCTTTCCCGCTGGCGTCTCGACCAGCCCCGCCTGTTACGGGAGCCGCCGGCGGTAAGATTTCAGGCAGAAAGCAGCAATGACTGCTGGCAGTTTGATATGTCACCGTCCGATCTCAAACATATTGAACGGCCTGACTGGGTTGACCATGCCCGGGGCGAACCCACGCTGATGCTGTTCAGCGTGGTGGATGACCGGAGCGGTGTTGCTTACCAGGAATACCGGTGTGTGTACGGTGAGGATGCGGAATCAGCGCTGCGTTTTCTCTTTAATGCCATGGCACCAAAGGCCAGGTCTGATTTTCCTTTTCAGGGCCGCCCGAAAATGCTGTACCTCGATAACGGACCGGTGGCCAAAAGCCATGTCTTCCAGAATGTGATGCAGTCCCTGAAGGTTGACTGGCTGACGCACACACCGGCTGGTAAGGATGGCACCCGGACGACGGCACGGTCCAAAGGTAAAGTAGAGCGTCCTTTCCGGACCGTCAAAGAGGCGCATGAAACCCTGTACCATTTCCATAAACCAGAGACGGAGTTGCAGGCCAATGAATGGCTCTGGAACTATCTGAGTCGTTACAATGCGCAGCGTCACCGCAGCGAGAAACACTCCCGACTGGAGGACTGGCTGGCAAATATCCCCCGGGACGGCGTGAGAGATATGTGCAGCTGGGAACAATACTGCCGGTTCGCCCGGGAGCCTGAGTCCCGCAAGGTGGGTGTTGATGCGCGGGTAACGATAGACGGCACCGCATGGGAAGTTGAACCGGATATGGCAGGTGAAACCGTTATTCTGCTGTGGGGGCTGTTTGACGAAGAGATGTATGTGGAGTTTACCGGTGAAACATGGGGACCTTATTATCCGGTGTCGGGGCCTGTGCCGCTACACCGTTACCGGACGTTCAGGCGCGGTAAAGCGGCTGAACGGGCCGATCGTATCCATGCTCTTGCCAGACAGCTGAACATCCCCATCAGCGCATTGTCCGGCAGCGATCTCCGCGTGGTCAGTGATGACACTCAGCAGCGCATTGATGAGTTGCCACATCAGCCCTTTGATGCCCGAAAATTTGAATACCACTTTCCTGGCGTTATTGCGGCAAAACTGGCTATTGCCGACGATCTGGCCATACCGCTGGCCAGAATGCCGGATGAAGACCGGGCGTTTATCGACAGTATTCTGGCTGAGACGCTAAACCGTAATGAAGTACTCGCCCGCATCAGAGACTATTTTCGTAACAGACAATCAGGAGAAGACCATGCGGGTTGA